One region of Quercus lobata isolate SW786 chromosome 2, ValleyOak3.0 Primary Assembly, whole genome shotgun sequence genomic DNA includes:
- the LOC115973353 gene encoding uncharacterized protein LOC115973353, with the protein MAEEVINSLENMKLTTEEEEVIAISEEGRQEEIESCVLSLIGKILTCKPFNKKAAQNTLRRAWGLNEELQIIEVGANLFQFKFRSEFEMERVWKGGPWTFDNQVLMLRKWQPGMTAKNVQFEAVPLWVQIWDAPFDMTCPRVAREVGSRLGVVEEVERRQRQDQQNLFMRVKVAIPISKPLRRGGYLAGSDGEKVWTTFKYERLPMFCHHCGLMGHDIKHCAKYFALTKNGKEAPMQYGEWLKASGGRMWQNPGRQSRNNTAEEEGRVKPNDLGRAAAARHDEENPSEQDGNGKGNNGKVGNNKEAGVNGGEISAHFETNMDWLSTGDMSINSLGRNPESNRNNEELLLHDPRSMVHEGGNVNHEEKKEMHEERLVRLVEQNVGPGESQRVEEKASNGPKGTKSRPTWTRIARVSEGSKNSGFTEPNMILGKRSVQLREGDSEAEMGGQMSKREKLQEDDITSRTAGVQDHPCRAQ; encoded by the coding sequence ATGGCGGAGGAAGTCATCAATAGTTTGGAAAACATGAAACTGActacagaagaagaagaggttATTGCTATTTCGGAGGAGGGTCGTCAGGAAGAAATTGAAAGTTGTGTGCTAAGTCTAATTGGGAAAATTCTTACGTGTAAGCCTTTTAACAAGAAAGCAGCCCAGAATACGTTGAGAAGAGCTTGGGGGCTGAATGAGGAGCTGCAGATTATTGAAGTGGGGGCAAACCTATTCCAATTTAAATTCAGATCAGAGTTTGAGATGGAGCGGGTGTGGAAAGGCGGGCCGTGGACATTTGATAATCAAGTTTTAATGTTGCGTAAATGGCAACCAGGGATGACAGCAAAGAATGTTCAGTTTGAAGCAGTTCCACTATGGGTGCAAATTTGGGATGCTCCATTTGATATGACATGTCCCAGAGTTGCGAGAGAGGTGGGGAGTAGATTGGGTGTAGTGGAAGAGGTTGAACGGAGACAAAGGCAAGACCAGCAGAACCTGTTCATGAGAGTCAAGGTGGCCATTCCAATATCCAAACCGTTGAGGCGGGGAGGTTATCTAGCAGGATCGGATGGGGAAAAGGTCTGGACCACGTTTAAGTATGAGCGCTTGCCAATGTTCTGTCACCACTGTGGGCTGATGGGGCATGATATCAAGCATTGTGCGAAGTACTTTGCATTAACAAAGAATGGTAAGGAAGCTCCTATGCAATATGGCGAGTGGTTGAAAGCAAGTGGAGGGCGGATGTGGCAAAACCCAGGGCGGCAGTCCAGAAACAATACGGCGGAGGAGGAAGGAAGAGTGAAACCCAACGATCTGGGTAGGGCGGCGGCTGCTAGACACGATGAGGAAAACCCTAGCGAGCAAGACGGTAACGGAAAAGGGAATAACGGTAAGGTGGGGAATAATAAAGAAGCTGGAGTTAATGGGGGCGAGATTTCAGCGCATTTTGAAACGAATATGGATTGGCTATCAACGGGCGATATGAGCATTAATTCTTTGGGGAGGAATCCGGAGTCAAATAGGAATAATGAGGAGTTATTGCTGCATGATCCAAGGAGCATGGTGCATGAAGGAGGGAACGTAaatcatgaagaaaaaaaagagatgcaTGAAGAACGGTTAGTAAGGCTTGTAGAGCAGAACGTGGGGCCAGGGGAAAGTCAGCGTGTGGAAGAGAAGGCAAGTAATGGGCCAAAGGGGACTAAATCAAGGCCCACATGGACCAGGATAGCCCGTGTGAGTGAAGGAAGTAAAAACTCAGGCTTTACTGAGCCCAACATGATATTAGGCAAACGGAGTGTGCAACTTAGAGAAGGGGACAGTGAAGCAGAGATGGGGGGTCAAATGAGCAAACGTGAGAAGTTACAGGAGGATGATATTACCAGCAGAACGGCAGGGGTGCAGGATCACCCTTGCCGAGCACAATGA
- the LOC115977020 gene encoding uncharacterized protein LOC115977020: MTGEVQLEVTSAENPSPSDADPLLDKHADSSSPRSSSSSSNEIKNEDIETGSNSCCRICLESDAEPEDELISPCMCKGTQQFVHRSCLDHWRSVKEGFAFSHCTTCKAQYHFCVALFEDNSWQKLKFRIFVARDVFLVFLAVQTVIAAMGGFAYLMDKDGAFRNSFSDSWDRILSKHPIPFYYCIGVLAFFVLLGFFGLILHCSSLNGNDPRMAGCQNCCYGWGILDCFPASMEACFALVIVFVVIFAILGIAYGFLAATMAIQRIWQRHYHILTKRELTKEYIVEDLHGCYAPPKLDPEHEARLKMLKLL; the protein is encoded by the exons ATGACAGGGGAAGTACAGCTAGAGGTAACGAGTGCAGAGAACCCTAGTCCTAGTGATGCTGATCCTCTGCTAGACAAACATGCCGATTCATCGTCACCAAGGAGCTCGAGCTCGAGCTCGAATGAGATCAAGAATGAAGATATTGAGACCGGTTCGAATTCGTGTTGTCGCATTTGCCTCGAGAGCGATGCGGAGCCAG AGGATGAATTAATATCTCCATGCATGTGCAAAGGTACCCAGCAGTTTGTGCATCGTTCGTGTCTTGATCATTGGCGTTCAGTTAAG GAAGGATTTGCTTTCTCACATTGTACCACTTGCAAAGCTCAATATCACTTTTGTGTTGCATTGTTTGAGGACAACTCTTggcaaaaactaaaattcagGATTTTCGTGGCAAGGGATGTTTTTCTTGTATTCTTGGCTGTACAAACT GTTATTGCTGCAATGGGTGGATTTGCATACCTAATGGATAAAGATGGGGCCTTCAGGAACTCATTCAGTGATAGTTGGGATCGGATTTTGTCAAAACATCCTATACCTTTCTATTATTGTATAG GGGTACTGGCCTTCTTTGTGCTGCTTGGATTTTTTGGGCTTATACTACATTGCTCCTCCCTCAATGGTAACGACCCTCGGATGGCTGGCTGCCAGAACTGTTGCTACGGATGGGGAATCTTGGATTGTTTTCCTGCTTCAATGGAGGCATGCTTTGCCttggttattgtttttgttgtcatttttgcCATTCTTGGCATAGCTTATGGTTTCCTTGCTGCCACCATGGCCATTCAGAGGATCTGGCAGAGACACTACCACATCCTTACTAAGAGGGAGCTCACTAAG GAGTACATAGTGGAGGATCTTCATGGTTGTTATGCCCCACCAAAATTGGATCCAGAACATGAAGCACGTCTGAAAATGCTTAAGCTTTTGTAG